The following proteins are encoded in a genomic region of Mahella australiensis 50-1 BON:
- a CDS encoding OadG family protein, which translates to MWEDILIAILGIVVVFAILILLQYIIEAIHAFAGKDDKKQQKETIVVASVQHDAEGVMQEDTVQKVKVEDDEEELVAVIAAAVAASLNVSAYDLNIKSIRRVPPYTPVWNKMGRQQQLMNRL; encoded by the coding sequence TTGTGGGAAGATATACTTATAGCCATACTAGGTATAGTAGTAGTCTTTGCTATATTGATATTGCTTCAATACATCATAGAGGCAATACATGCATTTGCAGGTAAGGATGATAAGAAACAACAAAAAGAAACGATTGTGGTAGCATCCGTGCAACATGATGCCGAGGGTGTCATGCAAGAGGATACCGTACAAAAGGTCAAAGTTGAAGATGATGAAGAAGAGCTGGTGGCTGTTATAGCGGCTGCCGTAGCGGCTAGCCTTAATGTATCAGCTTATGACCTCAATATAAAATCGATAAGACGTGTGCCACCTTATACACCAGTTTGGAATAAAATGGGTCGGCAACAACAACTGATGAATAGATTATAG
- a CDS encoding aspartyl-phosphate phosphatase Spo0E family protein — protein sequence MKELKEQISMLTQELNELIVRENYEMQAFSVLERSKELDELVVRYQRQLFYK from the coding sequence ATGAAGGAGTTAAAGGAACAAATATCTATGTTGACGCAAGAGCTCAATGAGCTCATAGTACGCGAGAACTATGAGATGCAAGCGTTCTCTGTATTAGAGCGCAGCAAAGAGTTGGATGAACTTGTGGTAAGGTATCAGAGGCAATTGTTTTATAAGTAG
- the speE gene encoding polyamine aminopropyltransferase, with the protein MELWFTEKQTPELGITCKVKDVLHTEKSQYQQIAVLDTYQFGRLLALDGIIQTTICDEFVYHEMIAHVPLFTHPNPKRVLVIGGGDGGAIREVLKHKSVEAAYLAEIDGRVVEVSKQYLPEISCALDDPRCHVEIGDGIKFVQEHKGEFDVIIVDSTDPIGPAVGLFHQEFYRSLYDALSDNGLFVAQTESPFYNAGLISDIYRSISEVFPITRLYLAHVPTYPGGMWSFTIGSKSYDPIDVRIDVKGMDMCYYTPELHKAAFVLPEFVKNIIKGGL; encoded by the coding sequence ATGGAATTATGGTTTACAGAAAAACAAACGCCTGAGTTGGGTATAACCTGCAAGGTTAAAGATGTATTGCATACAGAAAAGAGCCAGTATCAGCAGATAGCGGTGCTGGATACATATCAATTCGGCAGATTGCTGGCTTTAGATGGTATTATACAGACCACTATATGCGATGAGTTCGTATATCACGAGATGATAGCGCACGTGCCTTTATTTACGCATCCGAACCCTAAAAGAGTATTGGTTATAGGAGGGGGCGACGGTGGGGCTATAAGGGAAGTGCTCAAACATAAAAGCGTGGAGGCCGCTTATTTGGCCGAAATAGATGGAAGGGTCGTTGAGGTAAGCAAACAGTATCTCCCGGAGATAAGTTGTGCATTGGATGATCCTAGATGCCATGTGGAAATTGGTGACGGTATAAAATTCGTTCAAGAACATAAAGGCGAATTCGATGTCATCATAGTCGACTCTACTGACCCTATAGGACCGGCTGTAGGTTTGTTCCATCAAGAATTCTATAGAAGCTTGTATGATGCGCTGAGCGATAATGGCCTATTTGTGGCGCAGACAGAATCGCCTTTTTATAATGCCGGACTGATATCGGACATATACCGTTCGATATCAGAAGTATTTCCGATAACGCGCCTATATCTGGCCCATGTGCCTACGTATCCCGGCGGCATGTGGAGCTTTACCATAGGTTCAAAGAGCTATGATCCTATAGACGTACGAATAGACGTAAAAGGGATGGATATGTGCTACTATACGCCCGAATTGCACAAAGCGGCTTTTGTGCTGCCGGAGTTTGTAAAAAATATTATAAAAGGTGGATTATGA
- a CDS encoding biotin/lipoyl-containing protein produces MRKFMINVNGKSYEVEVEEIREGTTVKPAAAPASPAAPKAEAPAQAAPKAEEPKAKPIAAPAGATTVSAPMPGTILDVKVKEGDEVKKGDVLIILEAMKMENEIMAPQDGKVVSVAVSKGASVNSNDPMIVLQ; encoded by the coding sequence ATGCGCAAATTTATGATAAATGTAAATGGCAAGTCATATGAGGTAGAAGTCGAGGAGATAAGAGAAGGTACAACTGTTAAACCTGCAGCGGCTCCTGCTTCGCCCGCTGCACCCAAGGCAGAGGCACCAGCTCAGGCAGCTCCTAAAGCGGAAGAGCCAAAGGCTAAACCGATAGCAGCACCGGCAGGTGCCACTACCGTATCGGCTCCCATGCCTGGAACCATATTGGATGTGAAGGTAAAAGAGGGAGACGAGGTTAAGAAGGGCGATGTGCTTATTATACTGGAAGCCATGAAGATGGAAAATGAGATTATGGCGCCGCAAGACGGCAAAGTGGTAAGCGTTGCTGTCAGCAAAGGAGCATCGGTAAATTCGAATGATCCCATGATCGTGTTGCAATAA
- a CDS encoding oxaloacetate decarboxylase subunit alpha: MAKVGITETVLRDAHQSLIATRMSTDEMLPIIDVIDQVGYHSIEMWGGATFDSALRFLHEDPWERLRKIRKRAKNTKLQMLLRGQNLLGYKHYPDDVVTEFVKRSVGNGMDIIRIFDALNDVRNLETAVRATKDAGGHAQGTIVYTISPVHTLDAYVDIAKQLVELGVDSICIKDMAGLLTPYATYDLVKRLKEVVDLPIQVHTHYTSGLASMSYLKAIEAGADVVDTAISPFSLGTSQPPTETLVAALKDTPYDTGLDLDVLNKIAEYFRPIKEKYMAMGTLDPKVLSVDVNALIYQVPGGMLSNLVSQLKQQNQLDKYDEVLKEVPRVRADLGYPPLVTPMSQMVGTQAVLNVITGERYKMIPNEVKAYVRGEYGRPPVPISEEIKKKIIGDEPVIDCRPADLLEPQLDKFRNEIKEYMEQEEDVLSYASFPQVAMDFFKYRRAQKYKIDSTLLDEENEVHPV, translated from the coding sequence ATGGCTAAAGTAGGTATAACAGAAACGGTTTTAAGGGATGCCCATCAGTCGCTCATAGCCACGCGCATGAGCACTGATGAAATGCTTCCCATAATAGATGTAATAGATCAGGTGGGGTATCATTCGATAGAAATGTGGGGCGGCGCTACTTTCGATTCGGCTCTGCGCTTTTTGCACGAGGACCCATGGGAGCGCCTGCGCAAGATACGCAAAAGGGCTAAAAATACCAAGCTTCAAATGCTGCTGCGTGGTCAGAATTTATTGGGCTATAAGCATTATCCCGACGATGTGGTGACCGAGTTCGTAAAGCGTTCGGTTGGAAACGGTATGGATATAATACGCATATTCGACGCCCTAAACGATGTGCGCAATCTTGAAACGGCCGTTCGTGCTACTAAGGATGCGGGAGGCCATGCGCAAGGCACCATAGTGTACACTATTAGTCCGGTTCATACGTTAGATGCATATGTGGATATAGCTAAGCAACTTGTGGAACTGGGCGTTGATTCTATATGCATAAAGGATATGGCGGGTTTGTTGACACCTTATGCGACATACGATCTGGTCAAACGCTTAAAAGAGGTGGTGGATCTTCCTATACAAGTCCATACGCATTATACCAGCGGTTTGGCATCTATGAGCTACCTCAAGGCTATAGAGGCCGGGGCTGATGTGGTTGATACAGCTATATCGCCATTTTCCCTGGGTACATCGCAGCCGCCCACAGAGACGCTGGTGGCGGCGCTTAAAGATACCCCCTATGATACAGGTCTGGACTTAGATGTGTTAAATAAGATAGCTGAATACTTCAGGCCCATAAAAGAAAAATATATGGCTATGGGCACATTGGATCCAAAAGTGTTGAGCGTAGATGTAAATGCGCTCATATACCAGGTACCGGGCGGTATGTTGTCCAATCTCGTATCACAGCTCAAACAACAAAATCAGCTCGATAAATACGATGAGGTGCTTAAGGAAGTGCCACGCGTCAGAGCTGATCTCGGCTACCCGCCGCTGGTGACACCGATGAGCCAGATGGTAGGCACACAGGCTGTGCTCAACGTTATAACCGGTGAGCGCTATAAGATGATACCTAATGAAGTAAAAGCCTATGTGCGCGGCGAATACGGGCGACCGCCTGTGCCTATATCGGAGGAAATAAAGAAGAAGATAATAGGCGATGAACCTGTTATAGATTGCCGGCCGGCGGATTTATTAGAACCGCAGTTGGATAAATTCCGCAATGAGATTAAGGAATATATGGAGCAGGAGGAGGATGTATTGAGTTATGCCTCATTCCCGCAAGTAGCCATGGATTTCTTCAAATACCGCAGAGCGCAGAAGTATAAAATAGATAGTACATTGCTCGATGAGGAAAATGAAGTCCATCCAGTATAA
- a CDS encoding D-alanyl-D-alanine carboxypeptidase family protein: MKRAVIFLLIFCVFMSPCLMISKALAVEDPPQISASVAAVMEVETGRVLYGKDADKRCPMASTTKIMTAITAIECGDLSDIVEVSDNASGVEGSSIWLEVGERLTLEDLLYGLMLRSGNDAAVAIAEHIGGSVEKFVDMMNNKAKEIGARNTHFVNPHGLPDEDHYTTAYDLALITAYAMKNPVFKQIVSTKYRKIPWEGHEWDRAMQNKNKLLWKYEGANGVKTGYTKEAGRCLVAAAYRNGMQLVAVVLNDGPMWEDSMALLDYGFDNFSMYEVLPKDKTIIDVPVLRGKENRVALKTARPVVIPVTDEERNRLRVEFHYPSAIEAPIAAGKDYGTVEVLLDGQTIATAKLIAVQDVEDKNYFRELRGLIERWLTPAI, encoded by the coding sequence ATGAAACGTGCAGTGATTTTTTTACTAATTTTTTGTGTTTTTATGTCACCTTGCTTGATGATATCTAAAGCATTGGCTGTTGAAGATCCACCTCAAATATCGGCATCAGTCGCTGCGGTCATGGAGGTTGAGACAGGTAGGGTGCTGTATGGCAAAGATGCCGATAAGCGCTGTCCCATGGCCAGCACCACAAAAATAATGACGGCAATAACCGCCATAGAATGCGGTGATCTCTCGGATATAGTAGAAGTAAGCGATAATGCCAGTGGCGTGGAAGGTTCATCGATATGGCTGGAGGTAGGAGAAAGATTGACACTGGAAGATCTACTTTATGGTCTTATGCTTAGATCAGGCAACGATGCCGCAGTAGCCATAGCCGAGCATATAGGTGGTTCTGTCGAAAAATTTGTAGATATGATGAATAATAAAGCTAAGGAGATAGGAGCACGAAATACGCATTTTGTCAACCCGCATGGACTGCCGGATGAGGACCATTACACCACTGCGTATGATCTGGCGCTAATAACGGCCTATGCTATGAAGAACCCCGTATTTAAGCAGATCGTATCCACAAAATACAGAAAGATACCGTGGGAAGGCCACGAATGGGATAGAGCTATGCAGAATAAGAATAAGCTTTTATGGAAATATGAAGGTGCTAATGGAGTGAAAACAGGATATACCAAAGAAGCAGGACGCTGTTTGGTAGCCGCGGCTTACAGAAATGGGATGCAATTGGTAGCGGTGGTGTTAAACGATGGCCCTATGTGGGAGGACTCCATGGCCCTGCTTGATTACGGATTCGATAATTTCAGCATGTATGAGGTGCTTCCTAAGGATAAGACGATAATCGATGTACCTGTACTAAGAGGTAAAGAGAATAGGGTGGCATTGAAAACTGCTCGGCCTGTGGTGATTCCAGTCACCGATGAAGAAAGAAACAGATTGCGGGTTGAGTTCCATTATCCCTCTGCAATAGAAGCGCCCATAGCGGCCGGAAAGGATTATGGTACAGTAGAGGTTTTATTAGATGGGCAAACTATTGCCACTGCTAAGCTCATAGCGGTTCAAGATGTAGAGGATAAAAACTATTTCAGAGAATTGAGGGGTCTTATAGAAAGATGGCTAACTCCGGCGATTTGA
- a CDS encoding HPr family phosphocarrier protein, with the protein MKTVNIRLQMAENVKKFVGIVSKYPYEIDLRSGRHVVDAKSILGIFSLDLNKPIVMEIYSDDCEDLLNELKEFIVE; encoded by the coding sequence ATGAAGACAGTAAATATAAGGCTGCAGATGGCTGAGAATGTTAAGAAATTTGTAGGTATAGTGAGCAAATATCCGTATGAGATCGATTTGCGTTCAGGCAGACATGTGGTGGACGCCAAATCTATACTGGGCATATTCAGCTTAGATTTGAATAAACCAATAGTAATGGAAATATACAGCGATGACTGTGAAGATCTTTTGAACGAGCTGAAGGAATTCATAGTGGAATAA
- a CDS encoding pseudouridine synthase: MIRLHKYMAQCGVASRRKSEELIKSGAVSVNGHVVKDMGILIDPQKDEVRVYGRIIRLKSDMIYIAVNKPRGYVSTVKDQFGRPTVLDLVPVADEYRLYPVGRLDYDTTGLILLTNDGDLTYRLTHPKHEIEKIYVAGLRGIPDNQDIFRFEHGLVLEGRLTAPAGFELIKADQRLSVVKITLREGRNRQIRKMCDMIGHPVIWLRREAIGEVELCGLQPGQWRYLTPKEIEYLKYLR, translated from the coding sequence TTGATTAGGTTGCATAAATATATGGCACAATGCGGCGTCGCCTCGCGCCGAAAGAGCGAGGAACTTATAAAATCCGGCGCGGTATCGGTCAATGGCCATGTCGTGAAAGATATGGGTATTTTGATTGATCCTCAAAAGGACGAAGTCAGGGTATATGGTCGCATCATAAGGCTTAAAAGTGATATGATATATATAGCCGTTAATAAGCCCAGAGGCTATGTCAGCACTGTCAAAGATCAATTTGGGCGACCTACCGTTCTTGATCTCGTGCCTGTTGCAGATGAATATCGATTATATCCCGTGGGACGTCTGGATTATGACACTACGGGATTAATTTTATTGACCAATGATGGAGATTTGACTTACAGGCTGACGCATCCGAAACATGAGATAGAAAAGATATATGTAGCCGGATTGCGTGGCATACCTGATAACCAAGATATCTTCCGATTTGAACATGGGCTCGTATTGGAAGGCAGGCTTACGGCGCCTGCTGGTTTTGAATTGATAAAGGCCGATCAAAGGCTAAGCGTGGTTAAAATAACGCTGCGCGAGGGCAGAAATCGCCAGATACGTAAAATGTGCGATATGATAGGCCATCCTGTGATATGGCTGAGGCGCGAAGCCATTGGCGAAGTAGAATTGTGTGGTCTGCAACCAGGGCAGTGGCGCTATCTTACTCCAAAAGAGATAGAATATTTAAAATATTTACGATAA
- a CDS encoding sodium ion-translocating decarboxylase subunit beta yields the protein MGDIFTNLLQQTGILQLTWQQGLMMAIAGVLLYLAIEKKYEPLLLLPISFGMLLANLPAAGLMNPPGGGHIGGLLWYLYQGVELDIYPPLIFLGVGAMTDFGPLIANPKSILLGAAAQFGVFLTFIVALLMGFTAPQSAATSIIGGADGPTAIYLASKLAPELLGAIAIAAYSYMALVPIIQPPIMKALTTKKERSVVMEQLRPVTKAERILFPIVVTIVGSLLLPSAAPLLGMLMLGNLFRESLVVDRLSKTAQNELNNIVVIFLGVTVGATASADKFLTPQTLFIIALGLVAFAVSTAGGVLLGKIMYKLSGGKVNPLIGSAGVSAVPMAARVTQVVGQQENPGNFLLMHAMGPNVAGVIGTAVAAGVFLAIFG from the coding sequence ATGGGAGATATATTTACAAACCTTCTTCAACAGACGGGTATACTGCAACTGACATGGCAGCAGGGGCTGATGATGGCCATAGCAGGCGTGCTCCTATACCTCGCCATAGAGAAAAAATACGAGCCTCTGTTATTGCTGCCTATATCGTTTGGCATGCTGCTGGCCAATCTGCCGGCGGCCGGGCTCATGAATCCACCCGGCGGCGGCCATATAGGCGGCCTGTTGTGGTATCTTTACCAAGGCGTCGAGCTCGATATATATCCGCCGCTTATATTCCTCGGCGTGGGGGCTATGACTGACTTCGGGCCACTAATAGCCAACCCTAAAAGCATATTACTTGGGGCGGCGGCTCAATTCGGCGTGTTCTTAACGTTTATAGTGGCTTTGCTTATGGGGTTTACGGCACCGCAATCAGCAGCTACCAGTATTATAGGCGGTGCGGATGGGCCTACGGCTATATACTTGGCATCCAAGCTGGCACCTGAACTTTTAGGGGCTATAGCAATAGCGGCATATTCGTATATGGCGCTGGTACCCATAATACAGCCGCCTATTATGAAGGCGCTTACTACAAAGAAAGAACGCAGCGTGGTCATGGAGCAATTGAGGCCGGTGACCAAGGCCGAGCGTATATTATTCCCTATAGTTGTTACTATAGTCGGTTCACTTTTGCTGCCGTCCGCCGCACCTCTTCTGGGCATGCTCATGTTGGGCAATCTGTTCAGGGAGTCGTTAGTGGTGGATCGTTTGAGCAAGACTGCCCAGAATGAGCTCAACAATATAGTAGTTATATTCTTGGGCGTGACGGTAGGGGCTACGGCTAGCGCCGATAAATTCCTGACGCCACAGACGCTGTTTATCATAGCACTAGGGCTGGTGGCGTTTGCGGTCAGCACAGCCGGCGGTGTGCTGCTCGGTAAGATTATGTATAAATTGAGCGGTGGTAAGGTTAATCCGCTCATAGGCTCTGCCGGCGTATCAGCGGTGCCTATGGCAGCGCGCGTTACACAGGTAGTGGGCCAGCAGGAGAATCCCGGCAACTTCCTGCTCATGCACGCTATGGGACCCAATGTGGCGGGCGTTATAGGCACGGCGGTGGCTGCCGGTGTGTTTTTAGCGATATTCGGATAG
- a CDS encoding YebC/PmpR family DNA-binding transcriptional regulator yields the protein MSGHSKWANIKRKKEATDAQRGKIFTKIGRELAIAVRHGGDNPEANSTLRDAIAKAKANNMPNDTIERIIKKAAGALDSVNYEELVYEGYGPGGVAIIVEATSDNRNRTSSDIRHLFDKSGGSLGETGCVMWMFDRKGVLVVDRDAVDIDEDDMLMIALEAGAEDLITQDDAYEIRTAPEDFASVRDTLEKQGIPFISAQLELIPKVTVSPDVEAARKVLNLIDKLDDHDDVQNVYHNMEIPPELEELEE from the coding sequence ATGTCGGGCCATTCGAAATGGGCTAATATAAAACGTAAAAAAGAAGCTACCGATGCTCAACGCGGTAAGATATTTACCAAGATTGGCAGGGAATTGGCTATAGCAGTAAGGCACGGGGGAGATAATCCGGAAGCTAATTCCACTTTGAGAGATGCTATAGCCAAGGCAAAGGCCAATAATATGCCAAATGATACGATAGAGCGCATTATCAAAAAGGCCGCTGGTGCATTGGATTCGGTAAATTATGAAGAGCTGGTTTATGAAGGATATGGACCAGGAGGAGTTGCCATAATAGTGGAAGCTACAAGCGACAATCGCAATCGTACCAGCAGCGATATACGGCACCTTTTTGACAAAAGCGGTGGCAGCTTGGGTGAAACCGGGTGCGTCATGTGGATGTTCGATAGAAAAGGCGTATTAGTCGTGGACCGGGATGCTGTAGATATAGATGAGGATGATATGCTGATGATAGCGCTGGAGGCCGGAGCAGAGGACCTTATAACACAGGATGATGCTTATGAGATACGCACTGCTCCGGAAGATTTCGCATCGGTTAGAGATACCCTTGAAAAACAAGGTATCCCATTTATATCTGCTCAATTGGAGCTAATACCTAAGGTTACCGTATCGCCTGATGTAGAAGCAGCTCGAAAGGTATTGAATCTTATAGATAAATTGGACGATCATGATGACGTTCAAAACGTATATCATAATATGGAAATACCGCCTGAGTTAGAAGAGTTAGAGGAATAA
- a CDS encoding acyl-CoA carboxylase subunit beta has product MSNEDKLQELESKKLKLKEGGGQARIDKQHASGKLTARERIDLLLDQGSFIEIDAFVQHRSVEFGMDKTEAPADGVVTGYGTVDGRPIYVFAQDFTVVGGSLGEMHAMKIAKVLDMAMKNGVPVIGINDSGGARIQEGVDALKGYGDIFFRNTMASGVIPQIAVIMGPCAGGAVYSPALMDFVFMVDKTSQMFITGPQVVQAVTGEAVTAEQLGGAMTHNSISGVAHFMYSDEKSCIEGIRKLLSFLPSNNLEDVPWQECDDDLNRLAPDLNYIVPDNPNKPYDVKDIITAVIDNGDFFEVQPYYAQNVVVGFARMNGKTVGIVANQPKVMAGSLDINASDKAARFVRFCDAFNIPLITFTDVPGYLPGVGQEHGGVIRHGAKLLYAYSEATVPKINVILRKAYGGAYIAMSSRHLGADMVFAWPTAEIAVMGPDGAANIIFRKDIEASDNPMETREQKIEEYRSQFANPYRAAARGYVDDIIVPEETRPRLVAALEMLAGKREERPAKKHGNFPV; this is encoded by the coding sequence ATGAGCAACGAGGACAAATTGCAAGAACTAGAGAGTAAAAAGCTCAAACTAAAGGAAGGCGGTGGTCAAGCCCGCATAGATAAGCAACATGCCAGCGGCAAGTTGACTGCCCGTGAGCGCATCGATCTGCTGCTGGACCAAGGCAGCTTTATAGAGATAGATGCCTTTGTGCAGCACCGCAGTGTGGAATTTGGCATGGACAAAACCGAAGCGCCGGCTGACGGCGTGGTGACCGGTTATGGTACGGTGGATGGCCGCCCTATCTATGTATTTGCACAAGACTTCACCGTAGTAGGTGGATCGCTGGGTGAGATGCATGCCATGAAGATAGCCAAAGTACTGGACATGGCCATGAAGAACGGCGTACCTGTCATAGGTATAAACGATTCGGGCGGTGCCAGGATACAAGAGGGCGTAGATGCCTTAAAAGGTTACGGTGATATCTTCTTCAGGAACACCATGGCATCGGGCGTTATACCGCAGATAGCAGTTATAATGGGTCCTTGTGCCGGCGGCGCTGTATATTCGCCCGCACTTATGGATTTTGTATTCATGGTCGATAAGACCAGTCAGATGTTTATCACCGGTCCTCAGGTGGTACAGGCTGTGACAGGCGAGGCAGTGACTGCCGAACAATTGGGCGGTGCCATGACGCATAACAGCATCAGCGGGGTGGCGCATTTCATGTACAGCGATGAGAAAAGCTGCATAGAAGGTATTCGAAAGCTGTTGAGCTTCTTGCCTTCAAATAATTTAGAAGATGTGCCATGGCAGGAATGCGATGATGACCTTAACCGTTTGGCGCCTGATTTGAACTACATAGTGCCGGATAACCCAAATAAGCCCTATGATGTCAAGGATATAATAACAGCAGTTATAGACAACGGCGATTTCTTCGAGGTACAACCCTATTACGCGCAGAATGTGGTGGTAGGATTTGCCCGTATGAATGGCAAGACGGTGGGTATAGTGGCCAATCAGCCCAAAGTCATGGCAGGATCGCTGGATATAAACGCTTCCGATAAAGCCGCGCGATTTGTGCGCTTTTGTGATGCTTTCAACATACCCCTCATCACATTCACCGATGTGCCCGGATATTTGCCTGGAGTAGGGCAGGAGCACGGTGGCGTCATAAGGCATGGTGCCAAGCTGCTTTATGCCTATTCAGAGGCTACGGTACCCAAGATAAACGTTATATTGAGGAAGGCATACGGCGGGGCTTATATAGCCATGAGCAGCCGACATCTGGGCGCCGATATGGTGTTCGCGTGGCCTACGGCAGAGATAGCGGTCATGGGTCCGGATGGAGCAGCCAATATAATATTCCGCAAGGATATAGAGGCGTCGGATAACCCCATGGAAACCAGAGAACAGAAGATCGAGGAATACAGGAGCCAGTTCGCCAACCCATATAGGGCAGCGGCCCGAGGTTATGTAGATGATATAATAGTTCCCGAGGAAACCAGGCCGCGTCTTGTAGCCGCTCTGGAGATGCTGGCCGGTAAACGCGAGGAGCGACCGGCTAAAAAGCATGGGAATTTCCCGGTATAA
- the speB gene encoding agmatinase produces MLNQTKWGNRFLGSIEDYDGADIVMVGAPMDYTVSYRPGTRFGPQSIREVSYSIEEYSPYLDRSLDSIKFFDYGDLELPFGSAEQSLDIIGCAASDILNDNKKPLFIGGEHLISVPIVRSVYEKYSSDIYLVHFDAHADLRDEFFGQKNSHASAIRRIIDFLPPEHVYQFGIRSGIKEEFDYAKQYMHMFKFEVLEPLKRCLHDLKGHPVYITLDIDVVDPAYANGTGTPEPAGCTSGEILEAIHIMQGLDIVGFDLVEVSPDYDLSNRTAILAAKIIREALLALF; encoded by the coding sequence ATGTTAAATCAGACAAAATGGGGCAATAGGTTTTTAGGCAGCATTGAAGATTATGATGGTGCCGATATCGTCATGGTCGGCGCACCCATGGATTATACCGTAAGTTACAGGCCGGGCACGCGTTTCGGCCCACAGAGCATAAGAGAGGTTTCGTATTCCATAGAGGAGTACAGCCCTTATTTGGACAGGAGTTTGGATAGCATAAAGTTCTTTGATTATGGAGATCTAGAACTGCCTTTCGGTAGTGCTGAACAAAGCCTCGATATAATAGGGTGTGCTGCGTCTGATATATTAAATGATAATAAAAAGCCGCTGTTTATAGGTGGCGAACACCTTATAAGCGTTCCCATTGTGCGCAGTGTTTACGAGAAATACAGTAGCGATATATATTTGGTGCATTTCGATGCCCATGCCGATTTAAGGGATGAATTTTTTGGTCAAAAGAATTCCCATGCCTCGGCCATACGCAGAATAATAGACTTTTTACCGCCTGAGCATGTATACCAATTCGGCATACGCTCGGGCATCAAAGAGGAATTTGATTATGCCAAGCAGTATATGCATATGTTCAAATTCGAAGTGCTGGAGCCGCTTAAACGGTGCCTGCACGATTTAAAAGGCCATCCGGTTTATATAACCCTTGATATAGATGTTGTAGATCCGGCATATGCCAACGGTACTGGCACACCGGAACCGGCGGGGTGCACATCAGGTGAGATCCTAGAAGCCATTCATATTATGCAAGGTTTGGATATCGTAGGTTTTGACCTGGTAGAGGTGTCACCCGATTATGATTTATCCAATAGGACAGCTATTTTAGCTGCTAAAATAATACGCGAGGCCTTATTGGCTTTGTTTTAA